In Synechococcales cyanobacterium CNB, the genomic stretch AGGATATGGTCGTTCATCACCGATGGGCGGCGTACAGCGTGTTCATCGGCCTGACACTCGGAGGAGTGCCTGTCATCTGGACGATGGCGAGGGGGCTGTCCGCGCCGCTCGTGGTGGGTGCGCTTGCCGGTCTCGCGGCGATGATCGCGCTCGCCATGCTCTCCCCGGCCAGCGGTTCGGGCGGGGGGGGGTGGCTCACGCTGTTCATCGCCGGGCTTGCGGGAGCGAGCGCGATGATCCTGCCCGGCGTCAGCGGGGGATACCTTCTGCTAGTTCTGGGCCAGTACGTGCCGATCCTCTCGGCCATCGACGCCGCGCGCGACGCGGTCGCCTCGGGCGACTACGGCGCGGCGGTGGACCCGGTCGTGCGTGTCTTCATCCCGGTCGGTCTCGGTGTCGGTGTCGGCATTGCTGCGGTGAGCAACCTCATCCGCTACCTGCTCCGCCGTTTCGAGAAGCCGACGCTCGGGGTGCTGCTCGGTCTCGTGCTCGGCGCGGTCGTCGGGCTTTGGCCGTTCCAAGAGGGCGTCGAGCCGATTCCGGGTGACGTCATCAAGGGCGTTGTGCAAACCCCCGACACCATCGCAGCGCTCGACATGGCCGACTGGCCCACACGACGCTTTTCGCCGACCGCGCTCCAGGTCGCTGGATCACTCGGCCTGGCTGGTGTCGGATTCGCGGCCACGCTTGCGATCGCCCACATCGGCCGGGAAAAGAAGATATAACCGGCCTGCCGGTTGCGGTGCGCTCTATCCTGATTGCGGCCGGAGGTGGGTTGTGAGCGCGACGGTCGATGGAAGAGTGCGCTTCGGCGGGTGGTCGATCGTGGCTGGCCGCGAGAGTCGGCGGGGAACGGTCGAGTTCCGAGCCTTCGAGCCGGCGGCGGGGCGGGACTCTGAGGAGGTCTATCACGCGGCTTCGCCGGAGGACGTGGACGGAGCGTGCCGCGCGGCGGCCGAGGCGTTCGGGTTCACACGGCGGTCGAGCAGGGAGGAGCGGGCGCGGCTGCTGGAGGGAGCGGCGGAGCGGGTCGAGCGGATGGGGGACGGGCTGCTGGAGTTGGCGTCGCGCGAGACCGGGCTGGACGCGCGGCCGCGGCTGGAGGGGGAGTTGCGGCGGACGGTCTTCACGCTGCGGATGTTCGCGGGCGTGGCGCGCGAGGGGCGCTGGGCGCGGGCGGCGGTTGATCCGGCGGATGCGGCGCGCACGCCGAACCCGCGACCCGAGTTGCGGAGCCTGCTGCGGCCGCTCGGGCCGGTGGCGGTGTTCGGGGCGGGGAACTTCCCGCTCGCGTACTCGACGGCGGGCGGCGACACGGCGTCCGCGCTGGCGGCCGGGTGCCCGGTGATCGTGAAGGGGCACCCCGGACACCCGGGCACAGGCGAGGCGGTGGCGTGGGCGGTCTGCGAGGCGGCGCTCGAGGCGGGGTTCCCGGCGGGGGTCTTCTCGTTCCTGCACGCGGGCGGCGAGCGTGAGATGCAGGTTGGCACGGAGGTCGTGCTGCACCCGGCGGTGCGTGCGGTCGGGTTCACGGGGTCGTTCGGGGGGGGGATGGCGCTGGCGGACCTGGCGCGCGGGCGCGAAGAGCCGATTCCGGTCTTCGCGGAGATGGGGTCGGTGAACCCGGTCTTCGTGCTGCCGGGGGCGATGCGGGACGGAGGGGCGGAGCGGATCGGGGCGATGCTGGCGGCGTCGGTGGCGAACTCGCACGGGCAGATGTGCACGTGCCCGGGGCTGGTGTTCGCCGTTCGGGGGGGGGATGCGGACCGGCTGGTGCGAGCGCTCGCCGAGGGGCTGCGGGCGGCGGGAACGCGGCCGATGCTGGGGCGGCGCGGGTGGGAGGTCTTCGCGCGGCGGATCGGGGAGGTGTCGAGGGTCCCGGGCGTCGAGCGCGTGATCGGCGAGGGCGAGCCGCGCGGGCCGGGGGTGCGGTCCGGCGCGGTCGTGCTGCGGTGCGGGTTGGCGGCGTTGCGGACGAACCCGACGCTGGGCGAGGAGTGCTTCGGGCCGTCCACGATCGTGGTGGAGTGCGCGGGCGTGGAGGAGATGGTCGAGGGCGCGGGGTTGGTGCGGGGTTCGCTGACGGGGGCGATCTTCACGGACGACGCGGAGCGCGGGGAGGCGATCCGGCTGCGCGATGCGCTGGAGCGGCGCGTGGGGCGGCTGATCTTCAACGGCGTGCCGACGGGGGTGGAGGTGAGCGAGGCGATGGTGCACGGCGGGCCGTGGCCGGCGACGAACCAGCCGCACACGACGGCGGTCGGGGCGCGGGCGATCGAACGCTGGTGCCGGCCGGTCTGCTACCAGAACGCGCCGGCGTGGGCGCTGCCGGAGGAAATGCGCGGGCGGGTGCTGGGGGCCTGAAAGGCGCGCCCAAGGAGGGGGCAGAGGGGTTTACGCGGCGAACGCGGCCGCGACGTGAACGATGGCGGCGGCGTAGAGGGCGGCGGCGAGGTCGTCGAGGAGGATGCCCCAGCCGCCGGGGATGCGCTGGAGGGAGTTCGCCGGCCAGGGCTTGAGGATGTCCATGGCGCGGAAGGCGAAGAAGGCGAGCGCGAGGGTGACGATGCCCTGCGCCGGCGCAGCGAACAAGGGGGGGGGTAGGAGGAGTAGGACGAGGGCCATGCCGGCGGTCTCGTCGGCGACGACCTGCGAGGGGTCCTTGCGGCCGAAGCGGGCCTCGGCCTCGTCCGCGCCGGCGATGCACGCGCCGGAGAAGACGAGCAGCATGGCGAGCATGGCGATGGTGTAGACGGGCGTCGTCGCCAGGCCGAGCGCGAGCAGGAGCAGGCCGAGGGCGATGGGCGGGAGGGAGCCCCACGTGCCGGGGGCGGGGCGGAGGTGCCCGAGGCCGAGCGTGGTGGCGAGGGTGAGCGAGATCGTGCGCAGGGGGGGAGATGGCATGGCGAGGTGTCAGGGCTTGCGGGCGGTCAGGTGGAGAAGGTACGGGATGCCGGAGGCGAGCGTGACAGCGACGGTCGCCCAAGCCGCGGCGACGACGACGACGCGGCCCGGTTCGCCGGGTGACCACCGGCCGGAGGCGAGCGTGAGCAGGATGACCGGGACGGCGAGGGACTGGACGATCATCTTCGCCTTGCCGGACCACTCGGCGGAAAAGTCGCCGCCCTCGCCCTCGACCAGGGCGCGGAGCGAGGTGACGAGCAGTTCGCGGGCGAGGATGACGACGGCCATCCAGGGCTGGACGCCGCTGGCCTGGTAGCCGAGGTCGATGCCCTGTGAGCGGGCGAAGGCAGGCCCGGCGAGCACGACGAACGCACCGAGGACGAGCACCTTGTCGGCGAAGGGGTCCATGACACGGCCGAAGCGGGAGATGACCCGCCAGCGGCGGGCGAGGAAGCCGTCGAGGGTGTCGGTGAGCGCGGCGACGACGAAGATGGCGGCCGCGAGGAGGAGCAGCGAGGTGGACCCGGCGTCGCCGATAGAGAGGAGCGCGACGAAGACGCCCGCAAGCACGAGCCGCAGCCAGACGAGGGCGTTGGGGAGGTTGCGCTGAAGGGGCGTGGGCGGCGGGGCTGAGTCAGGGACGGGCACGGGTGCATGGTATGGGAAGAGCAGCAGAACGGCTGTGCTGCGGTTGCTGGTCAGGGGGTCGGGGTTGTTTCACTTTCTTGCGGGACGGCCGTCTCGACCGCCCCGCCTGCGAGATTGTTCAGCGATTCCGATTCCTGCCGTCGAGAAAGCGGTATAGTACTCGTTGACCGATACACACGGGCAACCCGCATGTCGCCTCGGCTTGTCAAACTCTTTGCCCTGCTCCTGCTGGTTGCGCAGGGGGTGGCCGGTGTGGTGCCAGGGCGAGTGCTGTGCATCCCGCTTCCTCATTGCCACGCACATGCGAATGGCGGGTTGGAATACAGCGAATCGCACGCGGGCAGGTATTGCGGGGAGCACGAGCACGGCCCGCTGAGTCTTGCGTCGCACGCGTCTGATGAGTGCGGCTGCCACGTGCACGTGCCGGTGCCGGGCGAACAGCCCCTGCCGGCAGCCCCACGGGGCGAGGTGGTCGACGCGCGTCCGGCGCTGACCCCGGCGGTTGTTGTGCTGCTAGCGCACTGGGCGGGGGACGCGCCGCGCGTGGGCGCGTGCCTGCGTCCGCCGGATTGGAGCGCCACAGGCCAGGTGCGCGCGTTGAAGGCCACGCGGCTGCTGATCTAGCGAGAGCGTTTGGCCCGTCGCGCCCGGACGGATGGCGTCCGGTGCGGCGGCGATGCTGCGCGCTTCGCCGCGGGCTGCGGTGCCCGGGCGGCGGGGCAGATCTCCCTACACATGTGCAAGGTTCGCTGCGGCGCAGGGCTGCGCCCATGCGGCGTGACAGCGCTCTCCGCGCGACAGGGTGGCTATCCGAGTGGAGTCTCGAATGTCTCGATCGTGCAGCACGAGCGACTGTCGGCGCATGCGACTACGCCAGCGCGGGCTCGCGGTGGGCGTGCTCAGCGTGGTGCTCGCGGCTGGGTGCCAGTCGTACGAGCGGCGTCCGCTGGACCTGGCGGGGCACGGGGCGGCGTTTCTCGCACGGGCGCCGGACACCCCCGAGGTGCGCGAGTTCGCGGCGCGTCTCGCGGCGGAGACGGACGGCGCCGGGGCGTTCGACACGTCCGACGGGATCTCGTGCGCCGAGGCCGAGGTGATCGCGCTGGTCTTCAACGGCGAACTGCGGCTGGCACGCCTCCGGGCGGGGGTCACGCGGGCGTCGGCGGAGAACGCCGGGTTGTGGGAGGACCCGACGTTCGGCGTTGACCTTGCGAGGATTCTGGACGGCACGCCCGAGCCATGGAAGGTGTTCGGCAGTCTGGGGGTCACGATCCCGATCTCGGGGCGGCTGGAGTTGGAGAAGTCGCTGGCGGGTGAGGAGCACGCGGCGGAACTGGCCCGCGTTGCCGAGCGGGAGTGGGCGGTGCGGATGGCGGTGCGCCGCGCGTGGGGGGAGTGGTCTGCGCTGGCGGTGCAGGGCGATGCGACGCGTGAGTTCATGGAGCGCATGGATCAGATCCTGGTCGTCGTCGACGCGATGGAACGCGCGGGGGAGATGCCGCGGGCCGAGGCGCGGCTGTTCCGGATCGAGCGGGCGACGAAGGCGCTGGACCTGGCGGCGATCGAGTCGCGGGCGCAGGAGGTGAACCTGCGCCTGCGGGGGCTGATGGGGCTGTCGCCCGCGGCGCCGCTGCGGCTGATGGCAGGGGGGATGGGTTCGGCACATCGGGAAGGGACGGCGAGCGTGGATGACGCTGACTTGGAGCGGCGCAGCCCGGCGGTGCTGGTGGCGAGGACGGAGTACGAGGCCGCGGAGCGGGCGCTCGCGCTCGAGGTGCGAAGGCAGTATCCCGACGTGCACTTGGCGCCCGGGGTCGGGCGTGAAGACGGGCAGGACCAGGTGCTGCTGGGGGTGTCGGTACCGATCCCGCTGGTGAACGCCAACCGCCGGGGGATCGCCGAGGCGCGGGCGCGGCGTGAGGTTGCGCGGTCCGTGGCGGAGACGGCGCTGGAGCAGGCGATCGGGGCGCTGCGGGCGGCGGAGGCGCGGGTGGCGTCGGCGACGCGCCGGCGCGAGGCCCTGGAGTCGGAGGTTGTGCCTCTCGTCGATGCGCAGTACGAGGACGCGCGGCGGATCGCGCGGCTCGGGGAAGTCAACACGCTGGTGCTCCTCGAGAGCCTGAAGCGGCAGCACGAAGCGAAGATCGCGCTGATCGATGCGGCGAGGGATGAGGCGCTCGCGGGCGTCGATCGCGACGAGGTGCTGGGGCCGGCGCCGAATCGTTCATCAGTGCCATCACCCGTTCCCGGCGGCGAAGGCCGCTGATCGAGCTCAAGAGGAATCCATGAACCAGCATCAAGTGCGAATGCTGCTGACGGCCATGCTGGCGTTAACGCTCGGACTGAGCGGGTGCGACCGCGCCGAGGAGAAGCACGCGGCCGATGACGGTCACGCCCACGGCGAGTCGTCGGGGGGCGGCGCTCCGGCGCCGACGAACCGGGTGGACATCCCAGCGCCGGTGCGTCAGAACCTCGGGATCACGTTCGCGAAGGTCGAGTATCGTGACGTCGCGCGGACGCTGCGGGTGGCGGGGCGGTTCGAGTGGCTGCCGACGGCCCGGCGCGAGTATCGCACGCCGCTGGCGGGGCGGGTGGAACTGCTCGTGGCGCAGTACGAGCGGGTGGAGCCGGGCACGGCGCTGTACCGGGTGGATTCGGCGTCATGGCGCGACCTGCACGAGCAGATCGCCGCGGTGCAGGCGCGGGTCGATTCGATGGGGCCGCTGCGTGAGGCCCACCGGCGGCACGAGGAGAGCCTGGCGGAGAAGGTGGCGTTGTGGGAGGCACGCCTGCGACAGCTGGACGAACTGCGGGCGGCGGGCGGGGGCAGCGCCGCGCAGTACACCGAGGCGCGGGCGACGCTGAACGCGACGCAGGCCGAACTGGCTGACGTGATGGAGAAGGAAGCGGAACTGCTGGCGCAGCAGCGCCAGGCCGAGGCGGAGCTGCGGGCGTTGCAGAGCCGCCATGACCTGCTGGTGCGCGGGAGCGCGTGCGCCGACCGGCACGAGGGGCTTGAGCCGGGGAGCGGGTACACGGTGTGCGCGGTCGCGTGGGGCGTGGTGGAGTCGATCGAGATCACACCGGGCGGGCTGGCGGAGGAGAACGGGCTGATCGTGACGCTGGTGCAGCCCGACCAGGTCCGGTTCCGGGCGCGCGCGTTGCAGTCGGACCTGGGACTGTTGCGGGACGGGCTGCCCGCGCGGATCGTGCCCGGGCAGGGCGGGAGCGTGCCGCTGGAGGACGCGATGCGCGGGGTGCTGTTCATCGGGCTCGCAGCGGACGCGGACGAGCGGACGGTCGACCTGATGGTGCAGCCCGAGGCGCTGTCGTCGTGGGCGCGGGCGGGCGTGTTCGGACACCTGGAGATCACGCTTGCGGGCGGGGAGGAGGAACTCGCGATCCCGATGTCGGCGGTGGTGCGCGACGGCGCGACGCCGATCGTTTTCCGGCGCGACCCCGCGAACCCGGACCGGGTGATACGGCTGGAGGCCGACCTGGGCATCGCGGACGGGCGCTGGGTGGTGATCCGCAGCGGGGTGCGGGAGGGCGACGAGGTGGTGCTGGGCGGGAACTACCAGTTGATGCTCGCGACGAGCGGGAACGCGGCCAAGGGCGGGCACTTCCACCCCGACGGCACGTTCCACGAAGGGGAGGACTGATCCGTGCTCGCGCGACTCATCGCCTTCTCGCTCAAGAACTCCTCGCTGGTGATCGTGTCGGCGGGGCTGCTGCTGGTGCTGGCCGGGCTGAAGGTGCGGGAGATGCCCGTGGACGTCTTCCCGGAACTGAACGCGCCGACGGTGGTCGTCATGACCGAGGCGGGCGGGCTGGCGGCGGACGAGGTGGAACTGAACGTGACGTTCCCGATCGAGACGGCGGTGAACGGGCTGCCTGGCACGCGCCGGGTGCGGAGCGCGTCGGCGACGAGCCTGTCGATCGTGTGGGTCGAGTTCGACTGGGGGACGGACATCTATCGCGCGCGGCAGCTGGTGAGCGAGCGGTTGTCGGCGGTGCGCGAGGCGCTGCCGCCCGATGCGCACGCGGAGATCACGCCGGTGACGAGCATCACGGGCGAGATCATGCTGCTGGCGCTTTCGAGCCCGGACGGGTCGGTCAGCCCGCTGGAGATGCGCTCGTTCGCGGAGTTTGAACTGCGGAACAAGGTGCTGGCGGTGCCGGGCGTGGCGCAGGTGGTGGCGATCGGCGGGGAACTGCCGCAGTACCAGGTGAACGTGCGCCAGGACCACCTGGCGCTGTACGGGCTGACCATCTCGGAGGTGGTGGAGGCGGCGCGGAACGCGCACAGCACGGCGAGCGCGGGGTACGTGGCGAACTGGGAGAACCAGGAACTGCCGATCCGCCAGATCGCGCGCGTGACGGGGGTGGAGAGCATCCGGGAGACGCTGGTGGGGGTGCGCGGCGGGGCGCCGGTGACGATCGGCCAGGTGGCGGACGTGCGCCTCGGCCCCGCGCCGAAGCGCGGCACCGGCGCGGACCGCGGGCTGCCGGGGGTGGTGATCAGCGTGCAGAAGACGCCCGGGACCAACACGCTGACGCTGACCGAGGAGGTCGATCGCGTGCTGGACCAGGTGGAGAAGGCGATGCCCGCGGGGCTGGTGCTGAACCGCGATCCGTTCCGGGCGTCGCGGTTCATCGACCGGAGCGTGCACAACGTGGTGAAGGTGCTCGTTGAGGCGAGCGTGATCGTCGCGGTGATCCTGATCCTGTTCCTGATGAACGTGCGGGCGACGTTCGTGACGCTGACGGCGATCCCGCTGTCGCTGGCGGTGGCGGTGCTGATCCTGTGGGCGTGGGGCCTGTCGATCAACGTGATGACGCTGGGCGGACTGGCCGTGGCGATCGGCGAACTGGTCGACGACGCGATCATCGGGGTGGAGAACGTGCTGCGCCGGCTGACGCAGAACGCGTCGCTGGCGGCGGGGGCGCGCCGCGCGTGGGTCGGCGTGATCTACGAGGCGAACCTGGAAATCCGGGCGCCGGTGCTCTTCGCGACGGTGATCATCTGCATGGTGT encodes the following:
- a CDS encoding DUF368 domain-containing protein; translation: MVEQRMDTTTPGVDAAAEPALIPLTARSVAGGTLMGLANLVPGISGGTMLLVTGIYPRFIGAIAELTTLRFRFRSLLVLGAVAVAAGLAIVLGAGPVKDMVVHHRWAAYSVFIGLTLGGVPVIWTMARGLSAPLVVGALAGLAAMIALAMLSPASGSGGGGWLTLFIAGLAGASAMILPGVSGGYLLLVLGQYVPILSAIDAARDAVASGDYGAAVDPVVRVFIPVGLGVGVGIAAVSNLIRYLLRRFEKPTLGVLLGLVLGAVVGLWPFQEGVEPIPGDVIKGVVQTPDTIAALDMADWPTRRFSPTALQVAGSLGLAGVGFAATLAIAHIGREKKI
- a CDS encoding TolC family protein; this encodes MSRSCSTSDCRRMRLRQRGLAVGVLSVVLAAGCQSYERRPLDLAGHGAAFLARAPDTPEVREFAARLAAETDGAGAFDTSDGISCAEAEVIALVFNGELRLARLRAGVTRASAENAGLWEDPTFGVDLARILDGTPEPWKVFGSLGVTIPISGRLELEKSLAGEEHAAELARVAEREWAVRMAVRRAWGEWSALAVQGDATREFMERMDQILVVVDAMERAGEMPRAEARLFRIERATKALDLAAIESRAQEVNLRLRGLMGLSPAAPLRLMAGGMGSAHREGTASVDDADLERRSPAVLVARTEYEAAERALALEVRRQYPDVHLAPGVGREDGQDQVLLGVSVPIPLVNANRRGIAEARARREVARSVAETALEQAIGALRAAEARVASATRRREALESEVVPLVDAQYEDARRIARLGEVNTLVLLESLKRQHEAKIALIDAARDEALAGVDRDEVLGPAPNRSSVPSPVPGGEGR
- a CDS encoding phosphatidylglycerophosphatase A, whose protein sequence is MPSPPLRTISLTLATTLGLGHLRPAPGTWGSLPPIALGLLLLALGLATTPVYTIAMLAMLLVFSGACIAGADEAEARFGRKDPSQVVADETAGMALVLLLLPPPLFAAPAQGIVTLALAFFAFRAMDILKPWPANSLQRIPGGWGILLDDLAAALYAAAIVHVAAAFAA
- a CDS encoding aldehyde dehydrogenase (NADP(+)), whose protein sequence is MTSSRALCKPPTPSQRSTWPTGPHDAFRRPRSRSLDHSAWLVSDSRPRLRSPTSAGKRRYNRPAGCGALYPDCGRRWVVSATVDGRVRFGGWSIVAGRESRRGTVEFRAFEPAAGRDSEEVYHAASPEDVDGACRAAAEAFGFTRRSSREERARLLEGAAERVERMGDGLLELASRETGLDARPRLEGELRRTVFTLRMFAGVAREGRWARAAVDPADAARTPNPRPELRSLLRPLGPVAVFGAGNFPLAYSTAGGDTASALAAGCPVIVKGHPGHPGTGEAVAWAVCEAALEAGFPAGVFSFLHAGGEREMQVGTEVVLHPAVRAVGFTGSFGGGMALADLARGREEPIPVFAEMGSVNPVFVLPGAMRDGGAERIGAMLAASVANSHGQMCTCPGLVFAVRGGDADRLVRALAEGLRAAGTRPMLGRRGWEVFARRIGEVSRVPGVERVIGEGEPRGPGVRSGAVVLRCGLAALRTNPTLGEECFGPSTIVVECAGVEEMVEGAGLVRGSLTGAIFTDDAERGEAIRLRDALERRVGRLIFNGVPTGVEVSEAMVHGGPWPATNQPHTTAVGARAIERWCRPVCYQNAPAWALPEEMRGRVLGA
- a CDS encoding CDP-diacylglycerol--glycerol-3-phosphate 3-phosphatidyltransferase, giving the protein MTSNRSTAVLLLFPYHAPVPVPDSAPPPTPLQRNLPNALVWLRLVLAGVFVALLSIGDAGSTSLLLLAAAIFVVAALTDTLDGFLARRWRVISRFGRVMDPFADKVLVLGAFVVLAGPAFARSQGIDLGYQASGVQPWMAVVILARELLVTSLRALVEGEGGDFSAEWSGKAKMIVQSLAVPVILLTLASGRWSPGEPGRVVVVAAAWATVAVTLASGIPYLLHLTARKP